Proteins found in one Neodiprion lecontei isolate iyNeoLeco1 chromosome 6, iyNeoLeco1.1, whole genome shotgun sequence genomic segment:
- the LOC107224602 gene encoding protein unc-13 homolog 4B isoform X5: MRSWAFWKQRNRGTSDKKLILNVTENNPAPGILLVSTPEIQAADGGFFENLGTLFAAKARAQAEAEGPIPTPNEDEQEKELSDEEGSVHEPTEALLESDSDRDENEHSHNLIIESVGWNVEELYASLVYLTQHQIGFDVTNECSQETLLNHLQGAFKIDNQTHEQVLEQAQNMEPPEMHLNVEVIEAKELVSKDADGKSDPFCALYLESVPTRRYNTAVKTSTLSPVWEEHFELPLEDAENDVLNLEVWDFDAAETVPEKMSKVKDVRGVRGLVKLAKEIALTATTGNHDNEFIGKCQIALKDIPVTGHTMWYSLEKKNKSKRRGVVRLKLAFSAEHNAQVAAQEHRHLLRILLLHEIESQKIEKYCWCGRWSGPAEAIILQHSAQRGLLARNVTLAQWVEYIRVHQEHPLSFTLFNKLALDLLRPMENNLFSDDEIRLFWDSTKKLLHSCLNSVRKLRRSTAGDKNTINQLGAILGILSSIDSLQKPEDLDLFPANMYGWLPQPEGPRADVLQALQDTVIQGAEEWYDYVLKNNSADGVEDEDMLKYYIKVIQLIRADLQRAIEFYDKVFIKQVNFPYARTLYVHYEKRISDMCMIIVEDVCARLKRIEIENSDGTSEELALGTTLFELYLTLQRYAILGHVLCADGLEYMKIQSYHEWFRAGVAHWLDIAVFKALRRIDRAVEFDTLQPVDSSVQYSSSAVDTLTIFYQIKVFWTQLAWPDVEGSYTFIAKIIDDICRCSVEYADKMARKAEEATQQEYDLENNSSVYEKKFEVSNAWCFAINNIDYIRTSIGPLAEDLGLQSIVECLAANKTQQEAERCRQTLQLVIDNATDTVSNKIIELLEVVASKMTPAMSRYLEEGAELIDTTSNAMDRLLQYLDSNITTLHDNLNETNFERVLLVIWEIMSKTLYDLVNNNLERRRPPSFYANLHRTLHTLIRFFNLGADETSNIHILEKIEELLKIHGLETAALIHRYNQERVQEQKAIEESRHGQLTVRAYFIDNSLNIQIMNARNLTPMDSNGKMSTLERKLRYKSKTKTKLKDGRSSKCDPYVKIRLLPEERFVHIKQPKTRVHKETLFPLFDETFSIALTTELRETKEAIIAFEVKDKDFLRTRFMAEAFLAFGEIPETGPDRDFDSLEQIHLKLSRPTMHNSDAIRALEHRKGDDRAVDFMSKLNTKIESR, from the exons gATCCAAGCGGCGGATGGAGGCTTCTTTGAAAATCTGGGGACGCTCTTCGCAGCCAAAGCTCGCGCCCAGGCGGAAGCCGAAGGCCCTATTCCTACGCCGAATGAAGATGAACAAGAAAAAGAGCTCAGCGACGAAGAAGGAAGCGTTCATGAACCCACGGAAGCTCTCCTCGAAAGCGACAGTGACCGCGACGAGAACGAACATTCGCACAACCTCATCATAGAATCCGTCGGTTGGAAT GTCGAAGAACTCTACGCGTCACTGGTATACTTGACCCAGCATCAAATCGGCTTCGACGTTACAAATGAGTGCAGTCAGGAAACGCTTTTGAATCACTTGCAGGGCGCCTTCAAGATCGATAATCAGACCCATGAACAGGTCCTCGAGCAAGCTCAAAATATGGAG CCTCCAGAAATGCATCTCAACGTTGAAGTCATAGAAGCAAAGGAGCTGGTATCCAAGGATGCCGATGGAAAAAGCGACCCCTTCTGTGCTCTGTACCTCGAGTCTGTACCTACGAGGAGGTACAACACTGCAGTAAAGACCTCGACACTGAGTCCTGTATGGGAGGAACACTTTGAGCT ACCGTTGGAAGATGCTGAGAACGATGTGCTCAATCTTGAAGTATG GGATTTCGATGCGGCCGAAACAGTGCCGGAAAAGATGAGCAAGGTAAAGGACGTCAGGGGTGTTCGTGGACTGGTTAAACTTGCCAAAGAAATTGCACTGACTGCGACAACCGGTAATCACGACAATGAATTCATCGGAAAGTGCCAAATAGCCCTGAAG GATATTCCAGTGACTGGTCATACGATGTGGTATTCTctggagaaaaagaacaagtCGAAACGTCGCGGTGTTGTTCGTCTGAAGTTAGCCTTCAGTGCGGAACACAACGCCCAGGTAGCTGCCCAGGAGCACAGACACCTTCTGcgcatcctcctcctccacgaAATCGAGTCGCAGAAAATCGAGAAGTATTGCTGGTGCGGCCGTTGGTCGGGCCCAGCCGAGGCGATAATACTGCAGCACAGTGCTCAGCGTGGGCTTCTCGCCCGCAACGTGACCTTGGCACAGTGGGTCGAGTACATCAGGGTGCACCAGGAACACCCTCTCAGCTTCACATTGTTCAATAAGCTGGCGCTTGACCTGTTGAGGCCCATGGAAAACAACCTATTCTCCGACGACGAGATACGACTTTTCTGGGATTCGACTAAAAAGCTCTTGCACTCCTGCTTGAACAGCGTTAGAAAACTTCGAAGATCCACCGCGGGTGATAAGAACACCATTAATCAGCTCGGCGCAATTTTGGG CATCCTGTCGTCCATAGACTCTTTGCAAAAGCCGGAAGACCTTGACCTTTTCCCTGCAAACATGTATGGATGGCTTCCCCAGCCTGAGGGGCCGAGAGCGGATGTGCTGCAAGCTCTACAGGATACGGTTATCCAGGGGGCTGAGGAATG GTATGACTACGTACTGAAAAACAATTCAGCGGACGGAGTAGAGGACGAAGATATGCTCAAGTACTACATTAAAGTTATACAGCTGATCAGGGCCGATTTACAACGAGCCATAGAGTTCTACGACAAGGTCTTCATAAA GCAAGTAAATTTCCCTTACGCGAGAACGTTGTACGTTCATTACGAGAAGAGGATCAGCGACATGTGTATGATCATCGTCGAAGACGTGTGCGCGAGGTTAAAGAGAATCGAAATCGAGAACAGCGATGGAACGAGCGAAGAATTGGCCTTGGGGACGACACTTTTCGAGCTGTATTTAACTCTACAAAGATACGCAAT ACTCGGTCACGTCCTGTGCGCTGATGGCCTGGAGTACATGAAGATTCAAAGTTACCACGAGTGGTTTCGCGCCGGAGTTGCGCATTGGCTCGACATCGCGGTCTTCAAGGCCTTACGCCGGATAGATCGTGCCGTTGAATTTGACACATTGCAGCCGGTAGACTCGAGTGTTCAGTACAGCTCAAGTGCTGTTGACACGTTGACAATATTCTACCAAATCAAGGTTTTCTGGACTCAGTTGGCCTGGCCAGACGTCGAAGGGTCTTACACCTTCATCGCAAAAATAATCGAC GATATCTGCAGATGCTCTGTGGAATACGCGGATAAGATGGCGAGAAAGGCGGAAGAGGCGACACAGCAGGAATACGACTTGGAGAATAACAGCAGCGTGTACGAGAAGAAGTTCGAGGTCTCAAACGCGTGGTGCTTCGCCATTAACAACATCGACTACATCCGCACATCGATCGGTCCCCTTGCCGAGGACTTGGGACTTCAGAGCATAGTCGAGTGCCTGGCGGCTAACAAAACTCAGCAGGAGGCTGAACGGTGTCGGCAAACGCTTCAGCTGGTCATCGACAACGCCACCGACACAGTGAGCAACAAGATTATCGAGTTGCTGGAGGTTGTCGCGAGCAAAATGACCCCGGCGATGAGCAGGTACTTGGAAGAAGGTGCCGAACTGATCGACACAACGAGCAACGCCATGGACAGGCTTCTCCAGTATCTCGATTCCAACATCACCACTCTTCATGATAACTTGAACGAGACCAATTTCGAGAGAGTGCTTCTAGTCATTTGGGAAATTATGTCGAAGACGTTGTACGATCTTGTTAACAATAATTTGGAG AGGAGGAGGCCACCTTCGTTCTACGCTAACCTTCACCGGACGTTGCACACCTTAATTCGTTTCTTCAATCTTGGGGCAGACGAGACGTCGAATATTCACATACTCGAGAAAATCGAGGagcttttgaaaattcacggTCTCGAGACGGCCGCGTTGATTCATCGATACAATCAGGAAAGGGTGCAGGAGCAAAAAGCCATCGAGGAGTCCAGACACGGACAGTTGACCGTTAGAGCATATTTTATCGATAATTCGTTGAACATTCAGATTATGAACGCCAGGAATCTAACGCCAATGGATAGTAATG GCAAGATGTCTACTCTTGAGAGAAAACTGCGTTATAAATCAAAAACTAAAACGAAACTGAAAGACGGGAGGTCAA GTAAATGTGATCCTTACGTTAAAATACGACTGCTGCCAGAGGAGAGGTTCGTTCACATAAAACAACCGAAGACACGAGTCCACAAAGAAACCCTGTTTCCACTTTTCGACGAAACCTTCAGCAT CGCACTGACGACGGAGCTGAGGGAAACGAAAGAGGCTATTATAGCGTTTGAGGTGAAGGACAAAGACTTTCTCAGGACGAGATTCATGGCTGAGGCTTTCCTGGCCTTCGGCGAAATCCCGGAAACTGGTCCTGACCGGGATTTTGATTCCCTGGAACAGATTCATCTAAAACTTTCTCGACCAACCATGCACA ATTCAGACGCGATTCGCGCACTGGAGCACAGAAAGGGGGACGACCGGGCTGTTGACTTTATGTCGAAACTTAACACAAAGATTGAATCTAGATAA
- the LOC107224602 gene encoding protein unc-13 homolog 4B isoform X4, with the protein MDEEAMWKGFYQKIVEDKEKEEAEKEQSDHEISDLRNAKMTDIGKKHPYWTIAALSARMSQPAESKPVTVASGYWKFAAHNFIHNNRIQAADGGFFENLGTLFAAKARAQAEAEGPIPTPNEDEQEKELSDEEGSVHEPTEALLESDSDRDENEHSHNLIIESVGWNVEELYASLVYLTQHQIGFDVTNECSQETLLNHLQGAFKIDNQTHEQVLEQAQNMEPPEMHLNVEVIEAKELVSKDADGKSDPFCALYLESVPTRRYNTAVKTSTLSPVWEEHFELPLEDAENDVLNLEVWDFDAAETVPEKMSKVKDVRGVRGLVKLAKEIALTATTGNHDNEFIGKCQIALKDIPVTGHTMWYSLEKKNKSKRRGVVRLKLAFSAEHNAQVAAQEHRHLLRILLLHEIESQKIEKYCWCGRWSGPAEAIILQHSAQRGLLARNVTLAQWVEYIRVHQEHPLSFTLFNKLALDLLRPMENNLFSDDEIRLFWDSTKKLLHSCLNSVRKLRRSTAGDKNTINQLGAILGILSSIDSLQKPEDLDLFPANMYGWLPQPEGPRADVLQALQDTVIQGAEEWYDYVLKNNSADGVEDEDMLKYYIKVIQLIRADLQRAIEFYDKVFIKQVNFPYARTLYVHYEKRISDMCMIIVEDVCARLKRIEIENSDGTSEELALGTTLFELYLTLQRYAILGHVLCADGLEYMKIQSYHEWFRAGVAHWLDIAVFKALRRIDRAVEFDTLQPVDSSVQYSSSAVDTLTIFYQIKVFWTQLAWPDVEGSYTFIAKIIDDICRCSVEYADKMARKAEEATQQEYDLENNSSVYEKKFEVSNAWCFAINNIDYIRTSIGPLAEDLGLQSIVECLAANKTQQEAERCRQTLQLVIDNATDTVSNKIIELLEVVASKMTPAMSRYLEEGAELIDTTSNAMDRLLQYLDSNITTLHDNLNETNFERVLLVIWEIMSKTLYDLVNNNLERRRPPSFYANLHRTLHTLIRFFNLGADETSNIHILEKIEELLKIHGLETAALIHRYNQERVQEQKAIEESRHGQLTVRAYFIDNSLNIQIMNARNLTPMDSNGKMSTLERKLRYKSKTKTKLKDGRSSKCDPYVKIRLLPEERFVHIKQPKTRVHKETLFPLFDETFSIALTTELRETKEAIIAFEVKDKDFLRTRFMAEAFLAFGEIPETGPDRDFDSLEQIHLKLSRPTMHNSDAIRALEHRKGDDRAVDFMSKLNTKIESR; encoded by the exons tgaTCTTCGGAACGCGAAAATGACAGATATCGGAAAAAAACACCCGTATTGGACGATAGCGGCGTTAAGTGCCCGAATGTCTCAACCTGCCGAATCGAAACCAGTCACCGTTGCTAGCGGCTACTGGAAGTTCGCAGCCCACAACTTCATCCATAATAATAG gATCCAAGCGGCGGATGGAGGCTTCTTTGAAAATCTGGGGACGCTCTTCGCAGCCAAAGCTCGCGCCCAGGCGGAAGCCGAAGGCCCTATTCCTACGCCGAATGAAGATGAACAAGAAAAAGAGCTCAGCGACGAAGAAGGAAGCGTTCATGAACCCACGGAAGCTCTCCTCGAAAGCGACAGTGACCGCGACGAGAACGAACATTCGCACAACCTCATCATAGAATCCGTCGGTTGGAAT GTCGAAGAACTCTACGCGTCACTGGTATACTTGACCCAGCATCAAATCGGCTTCGACGTTACAAATGAGTGCAGTCAGGAAACGCTTTTGAATCACTTGCAGGGCGCCTTCAAGATCGATAATCAGACCCATGAACAGGTCCTCGAGCAAGCTCAAAATATGGAG CCTCCAGAAATGCATCTCAACGTTGAAGTCATAGAAGCAAAGGAGCTGGTATCCAAGGATGCCGATGGAAAAAGCGACCCCTTCTGTGCTCTGTACCTCGAGTCTGTACCTACGAGGAGGTACAACACTGCAGTAAAGACCTCGACACTGAGTCCTGTATGGGAGGAACACTTTGAGCT ACCGTTGGAAGATGCTGAGAACGATGTGCTCAATCTTGAAGTATG GGATTTCGATGCGGCCGAAACAGTGCCGGAAAAGATGAGCAAGGTAAAGGACGTCAGGGGTGTTCGTGGACTGGTTAAACTTGCCAAAGAAATTGCACTGACTGCGACAACCGGTAATCACGACAATGAATTCATCGGAAAGTGCCAAATAGCCCTGAAG GATATTCCAGTGACTGGTCATACGATGTGGTATTCTctggagaaaaagaacaagtCGAAACGTCGCGGTGTTGTTCGTCTGAAGTTAGCCTTCAGTGCGGAACACAACGCCCAGGTAGCTGCCCAGGAGCACAGACACCTTCTGcgcatcctcctcctccacgaAATCGAGTCGCAGAAAATCGAGAAGTATTGCTGGTGCGGCCGTTGGTCGGGCCCAGCCGAGGCGATAATACTGCAGCACAGTGCTCAGCGTGGGCTTCTCGCCCGCAACGTGACCTTGGCACAGTGGGTCGAGTACATCAGGGTGCACCAGGAACACCCTCTCAGCTTCACATTGTTCAATAAGCTGGCGCTTGACCTGTTGAGGCCCATGGAAAACAACCTATTCTCCGACGACGAGATACGACTTTTCTGGGATTCGACTAAAAAGCTCTTGCACTCCTGCTTGAACAGCGTTAGAAAACTTCGAAGATCCACCGCGGGTGATAAGAACACCATTAATCAGCTCGGCGCAATTTTGGG CATCCTGTCGTCCATAGACTCTTTGCAAAAGCCGGAAGACCTTGACCTTTTCCCTGCAAACATGTATGGATGGCTTCCCCAGCCTGAGGGGCCGAGAGCGGATGTGCTGCAAGCTCTACAGGATACGGTTATCCAGGGGGCTGAGGAATG GTATGACTACGTACTGAAAAACAATTCAGCGGACGGAGTAGAGGACGAAGATATGCTCAAGTACTACATTAAAGTTATACAGCTGATCAGGGCCGATTTACAACGAGCCATAGAGTTCTACGACAAGGTCTTCATAAA GCAAGTAAATTTCCCTTACGCGAGAACGTTGTACGTTCATTACGAGAAGAGGATCAGCGACATGTGTATGATCATCGTCGAAGACGTGTGCGCGAGGTTAAAGAGAATCGAAATCGAGAACAGCGATGGAACGAGCGAAGAATTGGCCTTGGGGACGACACTTTTCGAGCTGTATTTAACTCTACAAAGATACGCAAT ACTCGGTCACGTCCTGTGCGCTGATGGCCTGGAGTACATGAAGATTCAAAGTTACCACGAGTGGTTTCGCGCCGGAGTTGCGCATTGGCTCGACATCGCGGTCTTCAAGGCCTTACGCCGGATAGATCGTGCCGTTGAATTTGACACATTGCAGCCGGTAGACTCGAGTGTTCAGTACAGCTCAAGTGCTGTTGACACGTTGACAATATTCTACCAAATCAAGGTTTTCTGGACTCAGTTGGCCTGGCCAGACGTCGAAGGGTCTTACACCTTCATCGCAAAAATAATCGAC GATATCTGCAGATGCTCTGTGGAATACGCGGATAAGATGGCGAGAAAGGCGGAAGAGGCGACACAGCAGGAATACGACTTGGAGAATAACAGCAGCGTGTACGAGAAGAAGTTCGAGGTCTCAAACGCGTGGTGCTTCGCCATTAACAACATCGACTACATCCGCACATCGATCGGTCCCCTTGCCGAGGACTTGGGACTTCAGAGCATAGTCGAGTGCCTGGCGGCTAACAAAACTCAGCAGGAGGCTGAACGGTGTCGGCAAACGCTTCAGCTGGTCATCGACAACGCCACCGACACAGTGAGCAACAAGATTATCGAGTTGCTGGAGGTTGTCGCGAGCAAAATGACCCCGGCGATGAGCAGGTACTTGGAAGAAGGTGCCGAACTGATCGACACAACGAGCAACGCCATGGACAGGCTTCTCCAGTATCTCGATTCCAACATCACCACTCTTCATGATAACTTGAACGAGACCAATTTCGAGAGAGTGCTTCTAGTCATTTGGGAAATTATGTCGAAGACGTTGTACGATCTTGTTAACAATAATTTGGAG AGGAGGAGGCCACCTTCGTTCTACGCTAACCTTCACCGGACGTTGCACACCTTAATTCGTTTCTTCAATCTTGGGGCAGACGAGACGTCGAATATTCACATACTCGAGAAAATCGAGGagcttttgaaaattcacggTCTCGAGACGGCCGCGTTGATTCATCGATACAATCAGGAAAGGGTGCAGGAGCAAAAAGCCATCGAGGAGTCCAGACACGGACAGTTGACCGTTAGAGCATATTTTATCGATAATTCGTTGAACATTCAGATTATGAACGCCAGGAATCTAACGCCAATGGATAGTAATG GCAAGATGTCTACTCTTGAGAGAAAACTGCGTTATAAATCAAAAACTAAAACGAAACTGAAAGACGGGAGGTCAA GTAAATGTGATCCTTACGTTAAAATACGACTGCTGCCAGAGGAGAGGTTCGTTCACATAAAACAACCGAAGACACGAGTCCACAAAGAAACCCTGTTTCCACTTTTCGACGAAACCTTCAGCAT CGCACTGACGACGGAGCTGAGGGAAACGAAAGAGGCTATTATAGCGTTTGAGGTGAAGGACAAAGACTTTCTCAGGACGAGATTCATGGCTGAGGCTTTCCTGGCCTTCGGCGAAATCCCGGAAACTGGTCCTGACCGGGATTTTGATTCCCTGGAACAGATTCATCTAAAACTTTCTCGACCAACCATGCACA ATTCAGACGCGATTCGCGCACTGGAGCACAGAAAGGGGGACGACCGGGCTGTTGACTTTATGTCGAAACTTAACACAAAGATTGAATCTAGATAA
- the LOC107224602 gene encoding protein unc-13 homolog 4B isoform X7 yields the protein MVIRPATPGGANTLIRKRNTFRGVPKAELERRTHALIQAMTVEELYASLVYLTQHQIGFDVTNECSQETLLNHLQGAFKIDNQTHEQVLEQAQNMEPPEMHLNVEVIEAKELVSKDADGKSDPFCALYLESVPTRRYNTAVKTSTLSPVWEEHFELPLEDAENDVLNLEVWDFDAAETVPEKMSKVKDVRGVRGLVKLAKEIALTATTGNHDNEFIGKCQIALKDIPVTGHTMWYSLEKKNKSKRRGVVRLKLAFSAEHNAQVAAQEHRHLLRILLLHEIESQKIEKYCWCGRWSGPAEAIILQHSAQRGLLARNVTLAQWVEYIRVHQEHPLSFTLFNKLALDLLRPMENNLFSDDEIRLFWDSTKKLLHSCLNSVRKLRRSTAGDKNTINQLGAILGILSSIDSLQKPEDLDLFPANMYGWLPQPEGPRADVLQALQDTVIQGAEEWYDYVLKNNSADGVEDEDMLKYYIKVIQLIRADLQRAIEFYDKVFIKQVNFPYARTLYVHYEKRISDMCMIIVEDVCARLKRIEIENSDGTSEELALGTTLFELYLTLQRYAILGHVLCADGLEYMKIQSYHEWFRAGVAHWLDIAVFKALRRIDRAVEFDTLQPVDSSVQYSSSAVDTLTIFYQIKVFWTQLAWPDVEGSYTFIAKIIDDICRCSVEYADKMARKAEEATQQEYDLENNSSVYEKKFEVSNAWCFAINNIDYIRTSIGPLAEDLGLQSIVECLAANKTQQEAERCRQTLQLVIDNATDTVSNKIIELLEVVASKMTPAMSRYLEEGAELIDTTSNAMDRLLQYLDSNITTLHDNLNETNFERVLLVIWEIMSKTLYDLVNNNLERRRPPSFYANLHRTLHTLIRFFNLGADETSNIHILEKIEELLKIHGLETAALIHRYNQERVQEQKAIEESRHGQLTVRAYFIDNSLNIQIMNARNLTPMDSNGKMSTLERKLRYKSKTKTKLKDGRSSKCDPYVKIRLLPEERFVHIKQPKTRVHKETLFPLFDETFSIALTTELRETKEAIIAFEVKDKDFLRTRFMAEAFLAFGEIPETGPDRDFDSLEQIHLKLSRPTMHNSDAIRALEHRKGDDRAVDFMSKLNTKIESR from the exons ATGGTTATTCGGCCCGCCACGCCCGGTGGGGCGAACACTCTTATCAGGAAGAGGAACACCTTTCGGGGTGTGCCCAAAGCTGAGTTGGAACGAAGAACGCACGCACTGATACAGGCCATGACA GTCGAAGAACTCTACGCGTCACTGGTATACTTGACCCAGCATCAAATCGGCTTCGACGTTACAAATGAGTGCAGTCAGGAAACGCTTTTGAATCACTTGCAGGGCGCCTTCAAGATCGATAATCAGACCCATGAACAGGTCCTCGAGCAAGCTCAAAATATGGAG CCTCCAGAAATGCATCTCAACGTTGAAGTCATAGAAGCAAAGGAGCTGGTATCCAAGGATGCCGATGGAAAAAGCGACCCCTTCTGTGCTCTGTACCTCGAGTCTGTACCTACGAGGAGGTACAACACTGCAGTAAAGACCTCGACACTGAGTCCTGTATGGGAGGAACACTTTGAGCT ACCGTTGGAAGATGCTGAGAACGATGTGCTCAATCTTGAAGTATG GGATTTCGATGCGGCCGAAACAGTGCCGGAAAAGATGAGCAAGGTAAAGGACGTCAGGGGTGTTCGTGGACTGGTTAAACTTGCCAAAGAAATTGCACTGACTGCGACAACCGGTAATCACGACAATGAATTCATCGGAAAGTGCCAAATAGCCCTGAAG GATATTCCAGTGACTGGTCATACGATGTGGTATTCTctggagaaaaagaacaagtCGAAACGTCGCGGTGTTGTTCGTCTGAAGTTAGCCTTCAGTGCGGAACACAACGCCCAGGTAGCTGCCCAGGAGCACAGACACCTTCTGcgcatcctcctcctccacgaAATCGAGTCGCAGAAAATCGAGAAGTATTGCTGGTGCGGCCGTTGGTCGGGCCCAGCCGAGGCGATAATACTGCAGCACAGTGCTCAGCGTGGGCTTCTCGCCCGCAACGTGACCTTGGCACAGTGGGTCGAGTACATCAGGGTGCACCAGGAACACCCTCTCAGCTTCACATTGTTCAATAAGCTGGCGCTTGACCTGTTGAGGCCCATGGAAAACAACCTATTCTCCGACGACGAGATACGACTTTTCTGGGATTCGACTAAAAAGCTCTTGCACTCCTGCTTGAACAGCGTTAGAAAACTTCGAAGATCCACCGCGGGTGATAAGAACACCATTAATCAGCTCGGCGCAATTTTGGG CATCCTGTCGTCCATAGACTCTTTGCAAAAGCCGGAAGACCTTGACCTTTTCCCTGCAAACATGTATGGATGGCTTCCCCAGCCTGAGGGGCCGAGAGCGGATGTGCTGCAAGCTCTACAGGATACGGTTATCCAGGGGGCTGAGGAATG GTATGACTACGTACTGAAAAACAATTCAGCGGACGGAGTAGAGGACGAAGATATGCTCAAGTACTACATTAAAGTTATACAGCTGATCAGGGCCGATTTACAACGAGCCATAGAGTTCTACGACAAGGTCTTCATAAA GCAAGTAAATTTCCCTTACGCGAGAACGTTGTACGTTCATTACGAGAAGAGGATCAGCGACATGTGTATGATCATCGTCGAAGACGTGTGCGCGAGGTTAAAGAGAATCGAAATCGAGAACAGCGATGGAACGAGCGAAGAATTGGCCTTGGGGACGACACTTTTCGAGCTGTATTTAACTCTACAAAGATACGCAAT ACTCGGTCACGTCCTGTGCGCTGATGGCCTGGAGTACATGAAGATTCAAAGTTACCACGAGTGGTTTCGCGCCGGAGTTGCGCATTGGCTCGACATCGCGGTCTTCAAGGCCTTACGCCGGATAGATCGTGCCGTTGAATTTGACACATTGCAGCCGGTAGACTCGAGTGTTCAGTACAGCTCAAGTGCTGTTGACACGTTGACAATATTCTACCAAATCAAGGTTTTCTGGACTCAGTTGGCCTGGCCAGACGTCGAAGGGTCTTACACCTTCATCGCAAAAATAATCGAC GATATCTGCAGATGCTCTGTGGAATACGCGGATAAGATGGCGAGAAAGGCGGAAGAGGCGACACAGCAGGAATACGACTTGGAGAATAACAGCAGCGTGTACGAGAAGAAGTTCGAGGTCTCAAACGCGTGGTGCTTCGCCATTAACAACATCGACTACATCCGCACATCGATCGGTCCCCTTGCCGAGGACTTGGGACTTCAGAGCATAGTCGAGTGCCTGGCGGCTAACAAAACTCAGCAGGAGGCTGAACGGTGTCGGCAAACGCTTCAGCTGGTCATCGACAACGCCACCGACACAGTGAGCAACAAGATTATCGAGTTGCTGGAGGTTGTCGCGAGCAAAATGACCCCGGCGATGAGCAGGTACTTGGAAGAAGGTGCCGAACTGATCGACACAACGAGCAACGCCATGGACAGGCTTCTCCAGTATCTCGATTCCAACATCACCACTCTTCATGATAACTTGAACGAGACCAATTTCGAGAGAGTGCTTCTAGTCATTTGGGAAATTATGTCGAAGACGTTGTACGATCTTGTTAACAATAATTTGGAG AGGAGGAGGCCACCTTCGTTCTACGCTAACCTTCACCGGACGTTGCACACCTTAATTCGTTTCTTCAATCTTGGGGCAGACGAGACGTCGAATATTCACATACTCGAGAAAATCGAGGagcttttgaaaattcacggTCTCGAGACGGCCGCGTTGATTCATCGATACAATCAGGAAAGGGTGCAGGAGCAAAAAGCCATCGAGGAGTCCAGACACGGACAGTTGACCGTTAGAGCATATTTTATCGATAATTCGTTGAACATTCAGATTATGAACGCCAGGAATCTAACGCCAATGGATAGTAATG GCAAGATGTCTACTCTTGAGAGAAAACTGCGTTATAAATCAAAAACTAAAACGAAACTGAAAGACGGGAGGTCAA GTAAATGTGATCCTTACGTTAAAATACGACTGCTGCCAGAGGAGAGGTTCGTTCACATAAAACAACCGAAGACACGAGTCCACAAAGAAACCCTGTTTCCACTTTTCGACGAAACCTTCAGCAT CGCACTGACGACGGAGCTGAGGGAAACGAAAGAGGCTATTATAGCGTTTGAGGTGAAGGACAAAGACTTTCTCAGGACGAGATTCATGGCTGAGGCTTTCCTGGCCTTCGGCGAAATCCCGGAAACTGGTCCTGACCGGGATTTTGATTCCCTGGAACAGATTCATCTAAAACTTTCTCGACCAACCATGCACA ATTCAGACGCGATTCGCGCACTGGAGCACAGAAAGGGGGACGACCGGGCTGTTGACTTTATGTCGAAACTTAACACAAAGATTGAATCTAGATAA